Proteins from a genomic interval of Tissierellales bacterium:
- a CDS encoding spore coat associated protein CotJA translates to MKQLARAYVPFQIMNQIFSPEEALRKGTLFPELYEPYMTERNSSRGGRYYG, encoded by the coding sequence ATGAAACAACTAGCTAGAGCATACGTTCCTTTTCAAATTATGAATCAAATTTTTTCACCAGAGGAAGCACTTAGAAAAGGAACTCTCTTTCCAGAATTATATGAACCGTATATGACTGAAAGAAATAGTAGTAGAGGAGGAAGGTATTATGGATAA